One Drosophila kikkawai strain 14028-0561.14 chromosome 3L, DkikHiC1v2, whole genome shotgun sequence genomic window carries:
- the LOC108077526 gene encoding uncharacterized protein translates to MKSLRCKILQVAVMLMLAALQLGAEHLDRDSDDCGCGRRG, encoded by the exons ATGAAAAGTCTGCGCTGCAAG ATCCTACAGGTGGCTgtgatgctgatgctggcTGCTTTGCAGTTGGGGGCGGAGCACTTGGACCGCGACAGCGATGACTGCGGCTGCGGGCGGCGGGGCTGA